The genomic region CGAAGCTTTCCGCGGTCATTCCCTTGACCAACCGAAGTTCTCCAAGGGTTTGCAGCGGGGCGTTGGCGGCCCGGTAGGGCGGATGCAGAGATTGATAGTAGAGGGTCTCGGCTCCGGCGGGTTCCGGCGTATCGTCGGCGTCGATCCAGTCGACGATCGCATCGACGATTTCCGGGCTGATCTGCATCAGATCGAACAGGCGTTTGACCCGGGTGACCTTGCTTTTTCTGGCGTTGGGATCCCCGCCTGCCGCGAGGTCGTTGAGATTCAGCTTGCCCCGCTCGTCTTCGATCTGTGCGGTGAGTATGCCGTCGCCGATGGGATATTGCTGAATCGGAAACGCCCACAGGTCCGTCGGCGCGTCGTAGAATTGTCCGGCCTGCCGGTCCTTGAGGAAATCCTGTTGAAGCACGGCCTTGGCCGCCTGCACGGCGGCACGGGTCAGCACGGTGGCCTTGAAACCGTCCCGGAAGGCCGCGGCGTCCCGATATTCGCGTCGCGCCTCGGAATCGAATTCCAGGATCAAGGCGACCAGCAGTGTGAGGACCAGCAGGGCGAGAAGGAGGGCGACGCCTCGCTCGTCAGACCTTGACATAGGTGACGATTCTCAGCGAGGCATCCAGATTGACGGGGTTGTCGTATTTCGGCTTGATCTGGATGTGTCGCACCTGAACGTCGTAAGGGGCCTGTTCCAGCACGACGAGGAGTGCCAGAAGTTGGGGAAGCTCCACGCCGTCGAGGCGGAGATCGACGGCGGTTTCCTGATAGCCCTGCACGGTAGTGGGCTGCTGCGGCTGCATGCCGACGATGCGGTCCCTGAGCTGGGCGGACGTGGCCGCTTCCTCCATGAAGGCCAACAGGGAGAAGTTGCTCTCGGCCGGCGGGAGCCGTTGCTCGCGCTGGGCCAGTCTGGCCTGCTTCGCGGCGTATTCAGCG from Nitrospira japonica harbors:
- the gspK gene encoding type II secretion system minor pseudopilin GspK, which encodes MSRSDERGVALLLALLVLTLLVALILEFDSEARREYRDAAAFRDGFKATVLTRAAVQAAKAVLQQDFLKDRQAGQFYDAPTDLWAFPIQQYPIGDGILTAQIEDERGKLNLNDLAAGGDPNARKSKVTRVKRLFDLMQISPEIVDAIVDWIDADDTPEPAGAETLYYQSLHPPYRAANAPLQTLGELRLVKGMTAESFDKISRYVTVFPQEGEGRLNLNTAESIVLQSLDPRVSQAVAGEIIQGRPYKTLQELDRVSSFEAVGKELRLQNVYDIKSEVFSARMTLTVNEVVKHAIVTLRRDANTGTSAVLYYRVL
- the gspM gene encoding type II secretion system protein GspM, translated to MMMQVLKERWRHLAPRERMILSIGGAVVLGCVLFLALIDPLLTKMDTLERKTLRKQKERSELTLLAAEYAAKQARLAQREQRLPPAESNFSLLAFMEEAATSAQLRDRIVGMQPQQPTTVQGYQETAVDLRLDGVELPQLLALLVVLEQAPYDVQVRHIQIKPKYDNPVNLDASLRIVTYVKV